tcttcttctgcatacactcgtcctttctcgttcctcgtctgtcttctgctACGCGGCGGCGTCTTCTGGTAGTGggccttctcttcacttgtctctcccgcttccgTCGCCACccttgtttccttttctcgcgcttgCCTTCCCTGGCTCCTCTCAcatgctctcttcttcgatgtcctctgtcttctttctcggcgtCTGTCGCCGCGCCGGAGTCTCTCCTTGCTGCACTCGTCCTGGGCCCTCCGGCTTATGaacggagagcagaagggACGAGCGGGGCTTGCGAGGCCGCCTCAACAAGACGCCGGGGAGGTGAGGCAccctgaaaagagaaagagagagcaagaggaggcgaagagagagcacaCAAAGGGCGGCAGAGGCCTCGAGGTAGACCGACGCCCAAGCGCGCCGTCTGAATCACTTGTTTATTCTGTGTGTGAGAGGGTACCTCGCCTGAAAGCGAACTCGAGAACAAAGAAGCTCGGCGAATCCGGGAGAGTCGAGatcttttctctgcaaaaAGAGGAACCCCGCAGGGTGTCGTTTGCTGGTGCCTCCTGAGGTTTCGTCACCGCCGCCCCGCCGGTCGAGGACCTGCCGCGCcccggaggagacagaaggacgcCTTGGGGCttcgctcttgtctcttccggCCTTCTCGCGAGcgcgcgaggcggcgaggcGCGTGGATGCTCCCAGATGTCTTTCTCTCAGGGGTACGGCGCCCCCCGAGAGGAGCCGCTGGCGGTGCCTCTGGCGCCTTCAGGGAACTTTCTCGGGGCCTCACTGTCTCTCGCTGGAGGCCCCACGGGCCCCGGAGGCCCGTACAGCCACGCTGGGGGCTTTGCTGCCCCCTACCAAGCCTTCGCAGCCGGCGCACGTTCTGAGGCTTCTTCGCATGTTGGCCTACAGGTCTCGCTGGGGTCCCCGTCGGGCCCCACCGCCCCGTCTGGGCCTTCGCCCGCTGGAGCCTTCGGCGCCACGGCTGCGCTcgccgcgtctctgtcgcccctcgggcctgcgcctcctcgcctaGCCGGCATCGCCCTCGCCCCCGCGAGGGGACCCGCGTTTCATCCGTTTCCgggcgctgtctccgcctccaaTTTCGGGGCAGGCTTTGGAGGCGGACAGTTCGTTCAGCACGGCTACGTCCCCACAACGGGCCTTGTGCCTGTGACTCCCCAACAAAGCCGGAGCCTCGCAgtcgccgccgtcgccgcgACCGCGGCCCTCGCCGCGGAGGCAGCGGCGGAGACGAGTCGGGGCGGTGGCCCGGCGGGGCCCGCAGGGGGCGCTGGAGCCCAAGCAGGATATCCTGGGAAGGGTGGGGTCAGTCGGGCTCCAAAGGGTGCGAGACTGGGCAGCCAGGTGGACGCCTTGGAGGGGCCCGGCGCCCCGAGCATGGGcccgcgaggagacagagagacagatccTCCGGGACCCGGGGGCCAGTCTTCGAGGCGGCCGGCTCCGGGAGCGCCGGGCGCGGGGCCTGGAGACGGCTTGGGCGGCATTTTGGGCGCGCTGAAGGGGAGAGTCGCCCCTCAAGGCGCAGATGCACCCCacggagacagggacgaAGGCTTCCGAGAAAGCCGCAGACCCCCGGGTCAGAATGCCGGGCGCCGCGACGCAGGCCGCCTCGGGATCGGCCCCGCTTGCCCTGCGACGCCCAGCAGCGGCCAAGTAGGTCACGATGTAATGACGGCAGTTGCGGTCGAAAACGAGAGCCTCAAATGGTCTCTGTTCATCTCCAACGCCCTCAAGTGGGCGGCGGCGCCCGAGCTCGACTtcgacgaggacgacggCGGCTGGGGCTCCACTCTAGGGGCGGAAGGGTCTGTCGGAGACTCTGACGCCCCGaccgtgtctcctcgcccttcGGTGGACGAGCCCGGAGCGCATGTCGCTGGGGCCTCGCGCGCTCCACTCTCCTCCTCCggagggggagaaggagccttcccttttcgtttttcttctcggacTCCTCCAGGCCGCGGCGCAGGTCAGCCCAACGAGCCCGGCtgtgacgacgaagaagaggcggagagacagcggcgacggACCTTGCAGGCGCAAGAGCGTCTCCGGCGGAAGAAGCGGTTTCAGCGAGGCCCAGAGCGTTCCGAGTCGCCCAGCGCGGACGCCCCAGCTCccgcgcgagaggagacacttccTGGGCCCTCGGGCAGGCACAACAAGGGGCTTGAGGGCCTTCCGTTGGAATTCGAGGAGCGCCGGGGCGACAAGGGGCCTGGAGGGCCAGGTTGCGCCAGCGGAGTTCCCTCACAGGACCCCGGCGGCGCGGGAGAGTCCGGAGGAAATGCCTTGGGTGGGCGCTGCGGAGCGGGGACggcgcctgcgtctccggCAGTGTGGGGTCTGGggatggagaggaaaggcgagggcGACAGTCAGGGGGCGCGGGGAACAGGCGCCGAAGGTGGTTACTTCGTAGACTCCggtgcagaggaagaggaagaagaagacgcaggtcTTCTGCGCGTTCTGGGTGTCTGCTGCAACGACTTGGTGGAGGACATCGTCACTTCAGCTGTGTCCTACGCAATGACTCTGCGCGGGGCCTCTGCGCGGTCTTGCCCACCgtctgtcctttcttctgcttcttccgggCCAGACCTGCAGCCTGCTTCACTCAGGGTCTCCCAGGGCCAGACGCCTCCCGGCGGACAGTCCCCAGGTGTCTGTGGAGCCCCAGAGGGCGCGCGCCAGGGTCTCTCGAGCGCCGCAGCGGCGGCCGCACTCGAGGGCGGCGGGACGGGGCGCGTAGTTGAGGTGACGAAGGAGCACGTGGACTTCGCTCTCGACAGGCTGtggggcgaggagacagtccaGGGTCTCCTCGAGGGAATCCGCGAGCGAAAGCGCGCGAACCGGTCGCTCCGCCTGCGGCGCGAAGAGTCTCGTCTCGCCCAACTAGCcaagggaggagacgcgagcccGAGGGACTCGGGCCCCGCATCCGCGCCGAGGCAGCCGGACCAGGGGCAGGGCGAGGAAGGGGGGGCGGACGAAGATCTCTTAGCGGAGgaactcttcttcggcgGCTGTTTTGCCGAAGAAGGGAACGAGGTTGAAACTCAAAacacggagaaagaagccggCCCGGACAGCCGGAGAACGAGCGCGGGGCAAACAGCGACAGGAGTGACCCCTACTAAGGGCCAGGCGCGCCGCGTCCTTCCAGCGGTCGACTTCTACCGCGAGGCTttggagaagacggcgaccTGGAACGACATCGAgcgctctgtctccgacATGACTTCCCCGCCGGCGTTCCACGAGCATTTGGCGCAGGCAGAGTTCCTCGTTGCGCAGACGTATCTGCGCGAGGAGCTGGAGAAGGTTGAGAGCTGCGCCTCAGCTCTGGACGGGGACCCAGACGCGGGGCCTTTGGCTTTGGGCCACAACGAGGCCCCGACTCTGAGTCTGGTCCCAGAGGGCCGCATGCGCACTCAGGACGGTGTGGCGAGTCTCCTGGCGGAGGCACAGACGTTGGCGAAgcgcgcgcgagaaaaggcagcGAAGATCGCGTTggaagaacagaaggagaacgggGCGAGCCCCACGGGAGACCaagactctctcctctgtcgcgcATTCGACTTCGGCTCCGGGCCTCTCTCAGAAggcttcgcttctgtggGCGTGGACGCGGGCGTGGAGAAGgcgcgcgtttcctctgcttcgcgggCACCAGCGGACTTCGAGGGCGGCTCAGGAAGCAGCAAGGAAGAAGCCTTTGTCTTTGAGCTGCAAGGACGCGCAGAGGGGGAACATGACAGAGAAGGGCAGCCAGCGACGAACATGCTCTCCGAGGAAAGCACATTGACACCTGGGGTGGTTGCCGAGGTAGAACCAAGACTGGGGGGCCAGATCGAGGCGGCAGAAAGAGGCGGGCAGGAAGTCCTGCGACCTGAAGAGACTCCGTACAACCGAGAGGATGCGGAGTTCGGCTTCGAGTTCGTCCCTGGGTGCGCTGGAGAGACtggggagaaggacgaagcagaaaacgagaggaacGACGGAGACGTCGACGGAGACCTCGAACAAGCTCTTGAAGAAGAACTCGAAGAACGTCTTTTGTTGGGCGTGGACGAGGGAGCGCAGACACCCGACGCGGTCTCCGTCTCGCGACCAGAGCGACAAGGAGACgatctcctctttcctccagaGTTCCCTACAAACCAGGCCCGGTGCCAGACGGACTTCGAAGGGGGGACTGCAGAGAGCGGGCGGCTGTGGGGCGACAAAGAAGACCCTTCGGACCTGGCGCCCGAAAGCAGCGGAGATGGCGAGGCGggggacgaagaaggaaacttGGATTTAGAGGAGGAGTTGTTCGGTGggatggaggaagaagcgtaggctcgacgagagagacgcgagcggGAGCCGAACggtcgcgcgtctctctctgtaagGTTGTGGGTGGCGTTCGTCTTTCCAGAAAGCAAAGCAGCATTGATCGGAGAACTGTCTTGCGCGGGGACAGctgaagaaagggagaggaactTGGGACGATAGGGAAGCGAGGGGAGAACTTGGAAGGGATAAAAGCAGATCAAGGCATTCGTACACTGCTTCGTATCGTCGACTTACGCTCGTTGTCTTCTACAgattcttcttgttcttctaCTGTCTTCTGCTGTGGCCACACACTCGTCTCCCGAGGTCTCTTTGCGGTTGAAGgacagtgtctctctctttttccagctgaccttctcgcctctttcgcGTCCAGTCCGGCGCTTCCctttgtctcgttttcctccgaGAATGTTGTGACAAGCCTGTGCGGGCTTTCCACGCCCTTGAAcatgcgtttccttcttcggcttctctcttgtttgtTGCCGCGGCTCGCGACTCTCTCTTTTtatctctctgcgtctgttgCTTCTTGATGGAACGCACGAAAACGCTCGGAATACTTTTTTTGACGGAGACCGACTCGCAGACCCGAAAACCCCACTAACAAGGCATTCTCTCGACAGATGCGAACCGCCGGTGTCTCCATTTCTCTATATACGTTTTCACATATGGATTTGCATTCACATAGAATGTATGTACAGATGTTCACACACTCCAGAGAAGGAGTCTCTCCCTGCATGTTTCGCTTGACCTAAAGAGAAAGCGCCGTCAAGCAAAGGTCTTTCTGCGAGATACAAAAAGTCGCCGAATCCGCCACACGaaatgcgtgcatgcagacgcagctcg
This Toxoplasma gondii ME49 chromosome VIII, whole genome shotgun sequence DNA region includes the following protein-coding sequences:
- a CDS encoding hypothetical protein (encoded by transcript TGME49_229770), which encodes MSFSQGYGAPREEPLAVPLAPSGNFLGASLSLAGGPTGPGGPYSHAGGFAAPYQAFAAGARSEASSHVGLQVSLGSPSGPTAPSGPSPAGAFGATAALAASLSPLGPAPPRLAGIALAPARGPAFHPFPGAVSASNFGAGFGGGQFVQHGYVPTTGLVPVTPQQSRSLAVAAVAATAALAAEAAAETSRGGGPAGPAGGAGAQAGYPGKGGVSRAPKGARLGSQVDALEGPGAPSMGPRGDRETDPPGPGGQSSRRPAPGAPGAGPGDGLGGILGALKGRVAPQGADAPHGDRDEGFRESRRPPGQNAGRRDAGRLGIGPACPATPSSGQVGHDVMTAVAVENESLKWSLFISNALKWAAAPELDFDEDDGGWGSTLGAEGSVGDSDAPTVSPRPSVDEPGAHVAGASRAPLSSSGGGEGAFPFRFSSRTPPGRGAGQPNEPGCDDEEEAERQRRRTLQAQERLRRKKRFQRGPERSESPSADAPAPAREETLPGPSGRHNKGLEGLPLEFEERRGDKGPGGPGCASGVPSQDPGGAGESGGNALGGRCGAGTAPASPAVWGLGMERKGEGDSQGARGTGAEGGYFVDSGAEEEEEEDAGLLRVLGVCCNDLVEDIVTSAVSYAMTLRGASARSCPPSVLSSASSGPDLQPASLRVSQGQTPPGGQSPGVCGAPEGARQGLSSAAAAAALEGGGTGRVVEVTKEHVDFALDRLWGEETVQGLLEGIRERKRANRSLRLRREESRLAQLAKGGDASPRDSGPASAPRQPDQGQGEEGGADEDLLAEELFFGGCFAEEGNEVETQNTEKEAGPDSRRTSAGQTATGVTPTKGQARRVLPAVDFYREALEKTATWNDIERSVSDMTSPPAFHEHLAQAEFLVAQTYLREELEKVESCASALDGDPDAGPLALGHNEAPTLSLVPEGRMRTQDGVASLLAEAQTLAKRAREKAAKIALEEQKENGASPTGDQDSLLCRAFDFGSGPLSEGFASVGVDAGVEKARVSSASRAPADFEGGSGSSKEEAFVFELQGRAEGEHDREGQPATNMLSEESTLTPGVVAEVEPRLGGQIEAAERGGQEVLRPEETPYNREDAEFGFEFVPGCAGETGEKDEAENERNDGDVDGDLEQALEEELEERLLLGVDEGAQTPDAVSVSRPERQGDDLLFPPEFPTNQARCQTDFEGGTAESGRLWGDKEDPSDLAPESSGDGEAGDEEGNLDLEEELFGGMEEEA